A portion of the Blastochloris tepida genome contains these proteins:
- the argH gene encoding argininosuccinate lyase, with translation MSNRMWGGRFASPPAEIMAEINASIGFDKRLHAQDIRGSMAHAAMLAAKGIISAEDAAAIRFGLAAIEAEIDAGTFQFSRELEDIHLNIEARLTERIGPAGGRLHTARSRNDQVATDFRLWVRDTLDTLDLQFKDFQQALAEKALAHAATVMPGFTHLQTAQPVTFGHHLLAYVEMTARDRGRLQDARRRLNECPLGSAALAGTSFGIDRDMTAAELGFDRPTANSLDAVSDRDFLMEALSMAAIAAVHLSRLAEEIVIWTSAPFGFVRLSDAFTTGSSIMPQKRNPDAAELVRAKTGRITGALIGILTVMKGLPLAYAKDMQEDKEGGFDALATLSLALAAMAGMIRDLEPNAGAMKAAAGGGYSTATDLADWLVRRLNLPFREAHHVTGRIVAAAAATGLALDELGLDEMQAIEPRITAEVFEVLSVENSVKSRTSYGGTAPANVEAQAKRWLEKLAAEGGAA, from the coding sequence ATGAGCAACAGGATGTGGGGCGGCCGCTTCGCCTCGCCGCCCGCCGAGATCATGGCGGAGATCAACGCCTCGATCGGCTTCGACAAGCGCCTGCACGCCCAGGACATTCGCGGCTCGATGGCGCATGCCGCCATGCTGGCGGCCAAGGGCATCATCTCGGCCGAGGACGCCGCCGCCATCCGCTTTGGACTCGCCGCCATCGAGGCCGAGATCGACGCCGGCACCTTCCAGTTCTCGCGCGAGCTGGAGGACATCCATCTCAATATCGAGGCGCGGCTGACCGAGCGTATCGGCCCGGCGGGCGGGCGGCTGCACACCGCGCGCTCGCGCAACGACCAGGTGGCGACCGATTTCCGCCTGTGGGTGCGCGACACGCTGGATACGCTCGACCTCCAGTTCAAGGACTTCCAGCAGGCGCTGGCCGAAAAGGCGCTGGCCCACGCCGCCACGGTGATGCCGGGCTTCACCCACCTTCAGACCGCCCAGCCGGTGACCTTCGGCCACCATCTGCTGGCCTATGTCGAGATGACCGCGCGCGACCGCGGCCGCCTCCAGGATGCCCGGCGGCGACTCAACGAATGCCCGCTGGGCTCGGCGGCGCTGGCCGGCACCTCGTTCGGAATCGACCGCGACATGACCGCGGCCGAGCTCGGCTTCGACCGGCCGACCGCCAATTCGCTGGATGCGGTCTCCGACCGCGACTTCCTGATGGAAGCGCTTTCCATGGCCGCGATCGCCGCCGTCCATTTGTCGCGGCTGGCCGAGGAGATCGTGATCTGGACCTCGGCGCCGTTCGGCTTCGTGCGCCTGTCGGACGCCTTCACCACCGGCTCCTCGATCATGCCGCAGAAGAGAAACCCCGACGCCGCCGAGCTGGTGCGTGCCAAGACCGGACGCATCACCGGCGCGCTGATCGGCATCCTCACGGTGATGAAGGGCCTGCCGCTGGCCTATGCCAAGGACATGCAGGAGGACAAGGAGGGCGGCTTCGATGCGCTGGCCACCCTGTCGCTGGCGCTCGCCGCGATGGCCGGCATGATCCGCGATCTCGAACCCAATGCCGGGGCGATGAAGGCCGCTGCCGGCGGCGGCTATTCCACCGCCACCGATCTCGCCGACTGGCTGGTGCGGCGCCTCAATCTGCCGTTCCGCGAGGCCCACCACGTCACCGGCCGCATCGTCGCCGCCGCAGCCGCCACCGGCCTCGCCTTGGACGAACTGGGGCTTGATGAGATGCAGGCGATCGAGCCGCGCATCACCGCCGAGGTGTTCGAGGTGCTGTCGGTCGAGAACTCGGTGAAGAGCCGCACCTCCTATGGCGGCACCGCCCCGGCCAATGTCGAGGCCCAGGCCAAGCGCTGGCTGGAAAAACTGGCGGCCGAGGGCGGCGCGGCGTAG
- the lysA gene encoding diaminopimelate decarboxylase — protein sequence MNHFAYRGGALFAEDVALAEIAARVGTPVYCYSTATLARHYQVFDEALAGLDHLICYALKANSNQAVLATLAGLGAGADVVSGGELARALTAGIPADRIVFSGVGKTEAELAAALDAGILCLNVESEPELAALSKVAQAKGKVAAVSLRINPDVDAKTHKKIATGKAENKFGIPRAKARAVYAEAAKMPGIRVAGVDMHIGSQIVDLAPFEDAFAILAELVGELRADGHAIHHVDLGGGLGIPYRTDNEPPPEPLRYGEIVRRHIAPLGCRVIIEPGRLIVGNAGVLLARVLYVKEGEAKTFVITDAGMNDLIRPTLYEAFHDIRPLKEPPPGGPRMIADVVGPVCETGDFQAQDRDLPEMKAGDLIAILTAGAYGAVQASTYNTRPLVPEVLVKGDEWALVRPRVEVEELIALDRLPPWL from the coding sequence ATGAACCATTTCGCCTATCGCGGCGGCGCCCTGTTTGCCGAGGACGTCGCATTGGCCGAGATCGCCGCGCGCGTCGGCACGCCGGTCTACTGCTATTCGACCGCGACGCTCGCTCGCCACTATCAGGTGTTCGACGAGGCGCTGGCCGGGCTCGACCATCTGATCTGCTACGCGCTGAAGGCCAATTCCAATCAGGCGGTGCTGGCGACGCTGGCCGGGCTCGGCGCCGGCGCCGACGTGGTCTCGGGCGGCGAGCTTGCCCGCGCGCTCACCGCCGGCATCCCGGCCGATCGAATCGTGTTCTCCGGCGTCGGCAAGACCGAGGCGGAGCTTGCCGCCGCGCTGGACGCCGGCATCCTCTGCCTCAACGTCGAATCCGAGCCCGAATTGGCGGCGCTGTCGAAGGTGGCCCAGGCGAAGGGCAAGGTCGCCGCGGTGTCGCTGCGCATCAATCCCGACGTCGATGCGAAGACCCACAAGAAGATCGCCACCGGCAAGGCTGAGAACAAGTTCGGCATCCCGCGCGCCAAGGCCCGCGCCGTCTATGCCGAGGCGGCGAAGATGCCCGGCATCCGGGTTGCCGGCGTCGACATGCATATCGGCAGCCAGATCGTCGATCTGGCGCCGTTCGAGGACGCCTTCGCCATCCTCGCCGAGCTGGTGGGCGAGCTGCGCGCCGACGGCCACGCCATCCACCACGTCGATCTCGGCGGCGGGCTCGGCATCCCCTACCGCACCGACAACGAGCCGCCGCCCGAGCCGCTGCGCTATGGCGAGATCGTGCGCCGGCACATCGCCCCGCTCGGCTGCCGGGTGATCATCGAGCCCGGCCGGCTGATCGTCGGCAATGCCGGGGTGCTGCTGGCCAGGGTGCTCTACGTGAAGGAAGGCGAGGCCAAGACCTTCGTCATCACCGACGCCGGCATGAACGACCTGATCCGCCCCACCCTCTACGAGGCGTTCCACGACATCCGGCCGCTGAAGGAGCCCCCGCCCGGCGGGCCGCGCATGATCGCCGACGTGGTCGGCCCGGTGTGCGAGACCGGCGACTTCCAGGCCCAGGACCGCGATCTGCCGGAGATGAAGGCCGGCGACCTCATCGCCATCCTCACCGCCGGCGCCTATGGCGCGGTGCAGGCCTCGACCTACAACACAAGGCCGCTGGTGCCGGAGGTGCTGGTGAAGGGCGACGAATGGGCACTGGTGCGCCCGCGCGTCGAGGTCGAGGAGTTGATCGCCCTCGACCGCCTGCCGCCCTGGCTGTGA
- the ftsE gene encoding cell division ATP-binding protein FtsE produces MIRFENVGLRYGMGPEVLRDLTFSIEPHSFQFLTGPSGAGKTSLLRLLFLSLKPTRGLVSVFGREVTGLAPDEVAAIRRRIGIVFQDFRLLDHLTTYENVALPLRVMGREEASYRIEVTELLRWVGLGERASALPQTLSGGEKQRAAIARALIARPDLLLADEPTGNVDPTLARRLLKLFAELHKSGTSVVIATHDLALMDQFDATRFVLAGGRLHVYD; encoded by the coding sequence GTGATCCGTTTCGAGAATGTCGGTCTGCGCTACGGCATGGGGCCGGAGGTTCTGCGCGACCTCACCTTTTCGATCGAGCCGCATTCGTTCCAGTTCCTCACCGGCCCGTCGGGGGCGGGCAAGACCTCGCTGCTGCGGCTGCTGTTCCTGTCGCTCAAGCCGACGCGCGGGCTGGTGTCGGTGTTCGGGCGCGAGGTGACGGGGCTGGCGCCCGACGAGGTGGCGGCGATCCGCCGCCGCATCGGCATCGTGTTCCAGGATTTCCGCCTGCTCGACCACCTGACCACCTACGAGAACGTGGCGCTGCCGCTGCGGGTGATGGGACGGGAGGAGGCGAGCTACCGCATCGAGGTGACCGAGCTTCTGCGCTGGGTGGGGCTCGGCGAGCGCGCCTCGGCGCTGCCGCAGACGCTGTCGGGCGGCGAGAAGCAGCGCGCCGCCATCGCCCGTGCGCTGATCGCCCGCCCCGACCTGCTGCTCGCCGACGAGCCGACCGGCAATGTCGATCCCACCCTCGCCCGCCGCCTGCTCAAGCTGTTCGCCGAATTGCACAAGTCCGGCACCTCGGTGGTGATCGCCACCCACGATCTGGCCCTGATGGACCAGTTCGACGCCACCCGCTTCGTGCTCGCCGGCGGTCGGCTGCACGTCTACGATTGA
- a CDS encoding lysophospholipid acyltransferase family protein — MLLLRSLAFNFLFYLSVLVHAVLFMPTLAMSRQAVIRATQSWARTVDFLLRTVVGVRIECRGLENIPPGPLLVAAKHQSAWETFGLLLFLTDPVFVMKRELMRIPFYGWYCRRAGMIPVDRSGGGAALRRLAEDARGAMALGRQIIIFPEGTRRPVDAAPDYKPGIGLLYGQLGVPCVPVALNSGLVWPRRTFRRYPGTIIVEFLPPIPPGLPRAEFMARLQEGIERASTALVAEGRAGAIGPQPVAETTAS; from the coding sequence GTGCTGCTGCTGCGCTCGCTCGCCTTCAACTTCTTGTTCTATCTCAGCGTTCTGGTCCATGCCGTGCTCTTCATGCCGACGCTGGCGATGTCGCGGCAGGCGGTGATCCGGGCCACCCAGAGCTGGGCGCGTACCGTGGATTTCCTGCTGCGCACCGTCGTCGGCGTGCGCATCGAGTGTCGCGGCCTGGAGAACATTCCGCCCGGCCCGCTGCTGGTCGCCGCCAAGCACCAGTCGGCCTGGGAAACCTTCGGCCTGCTGCTGTTCCTGACCGACCCGGTGTTCGTGATGAAGCGCGAGCTGATGCGGATCCCCTTCTATGGCTGGTACTGCCGGCGCGCCGGCATGATCCCGGTCGACCGCTCGGGCGGCGGCGCGGCGCTGCGCCGTCTCGCCGAGGATGCCCGCGGCGCCATGGCGCTGGGCCGGCAGATCATCATCTTTCCCGAGGGCACCCGCCGGCCGGTCGACGCGGCTCCCGACTACAAGCCCGGCATCGGGCTGCTCTACGGTCAGCTCGGCGTGCCGTGCGTGCCGGTGGCGCTGAATTCCGGGCTGGTGTGGCCGCGGCGCACCTTCCGCCGCTATCCCGGCACCATCATCGTCGAGTTCCTGCCGCCGATCCCGCCCGGCCTGCCGCGGGCGGAGTTCATGGCCCGCCTGCAGGAGGGGATCGAGCGCGCCAGTACCGCCCTGGTGGCGGAGGGGCGGGCGGGCGCCATCGGCCCGCAGCCGGTGGCGGAGACGACCGCAAGCTGA
- a CDS encoding zinc-ribbon domain-containing protein, translating to MLLVCPSCTSAFRIPPAAITAAGRTVRCSHCQHVWTAMPADLVPEPDLETAEAAGRAAGRNTLPTAAASAADASDADSQTAESRATEGWATEGWGNEPEADPRFQIDGDDIIAVDRPLDAEEAMIDAADAPPLAPQDALPAGDAFGDEPRSPTGDGPDADDADGVDETRSPAGRALETASLDAIRLDGRPSDGGSNDGEATAPRLRRPSAPAKPGVLSRLLGVAATALLVAVAVLFIWRSDLVRLAPSLAGFYRLFGIEVNLRGLQLHEVRAMRTAVDGVPVLSIEGFVFNPGPKAAEVPKLRMAILGAGGRELYVWTAEPPQPMLKAGESFALRSRLAAPPQDGQEVVVRFLRKRDLANSKP from the coding sequence ATGCTGCTCGTCTGTCCTTCCTGCACCTCCGCCTTTCGCATTCCGCCGGCCGCGATCACGGCCGCGGGGCGGACGGTGCGCTGCTCGCACTGCCAGCACGTCTGGACGGCGATGCCGGCCGACCTCGTGCCCGAGCCCGACCTCGAAACCGCCGAGGCGGCGGGGCGGGCCGCGGGCAGGAACACACTTCCGACGGCCGCGGCCTCGGCCGCCGACGCTTCGGATGCCGACTCCCAGACGGCCGAATCCCGGGCCACCGAAGGCTGGGCCACCGAAGGCTGGGGCAATGAGCCCGAGGCCGACCCGCGTTTCCAGATCGACGGCGACGACATCATCGCCGTCGACCGGCCGCTCGATGCCGAGGAGGCGATGATCGACGCGGCCGATGCGCCGCCGCTGGCGCCGCAGGACGCGCTGCCGGCCGGCGATGCCTTCGGGGACGAGCCCAGGTCGCCGACGGGCGACGGGCCGGATGCGGACGATGCCGATGGCGTCGACGAAACCCGCTCACCGGCCGGGCGCGCGCTGGAGACCGCGTCCCTCGACGCCATCCGGCTCGACGGGCGCCCCTCGGATGGCGGCTCCAACGATGGCGAGGCGACCGCCCCACGGCTGCGCCGGCCCTCCGCACCGGCCAAGCCGGGCGTGCTGTCGCGTCTGCTGGGTGTCGCGGCGACGGCGCTGCTGGTGGCGGTCGCCGTGCTGTTCATCTGGCGCAGCGACCTCGTACGGCTGGCGCCGAGCCTCGCCGGCTTCTATCGGCTCTTCGGGATCGAGGTGAACCTGCGCGGGCTGCAGCTTCACGAGGTGCGGGCGATGCGCACCGCCGTGGACGGCGTGCCGGTGCTGTCGATCGAGGGCTTCGTGTTCAATCCCGGCCCCAAGGCGGCCGAGGTGCCCAAGCTGCGCATGGCGATTCTCGGCGCGGGCGGGCGCGAACTCTATGTCTGGACGGCGGAGCCGCCGCAGCCCATGCTGAAGGCCGGCGAGAGCTTCGCGCTGCGCAGCCGTCTCGCCGCCCCGCCGCAGGATGGCCAGGAGGTCGTGGTGCGTTTCCTGCGCAAGCGGGATCTGGCCAACTCCAAGCCCTGA
- the lptM gene encoding LPS translocon maturation chaperone LptM, translated as MSAILPSRRRLFLLAGALALAAATAGCGRKGALEPPPGSWEPPPGTDRDKAKPPKGPVKPKDPILLDKLLN; from the coding sequence GTGAGTGCGATTCTCCCCTCCCGCCGCCGCCTGTTCCTCCTCGCCGGCGCGCTTGCCCTGGCCGCGGCCACGGCGGGCTGCGGCCGCAAGGGCGCGCTGGAGCCGCCGCCCGGCAGCTGGGAGCCGCCGCCCGGCACCGACAGGGACAAGGCCAAGCCGCCCAAGGGGCCGGTCAAGCCGAAGGATCCGATCCTGCTCGACAAGCTGCTGAACTGA
- a CDS encoding cell division protein FtsX produces the protein MATMKPMSADPDAMDPASTIRPPGPIIPSGSISGNALVAVVAIMTFLAALAIGAVGLVHVAAADWRAEVAREMTIQIRPVDGRDVNDDVRRASEVARATRGVDGVRVYAQAESERLLEPWLGSGLDLTGLPVPRLIGLHVGGTGLDSAALRRQLAEKVPNASLDDHRTWSAYLVTMADTVVAVGIGVTALVLAATALCVAFATRGAVSINRNIVEVLHLVGARDSFIASQFQRHFLLLGLKGAAIGGLLATVLFLTVSLIAGSGLADGAGGAAALLGSMSLPRQSYVLIAALVLVVAAVTALTTRATVRATLHSFD, from the coding sequence ATGGCCACGATGAAGCCGATGTCCGCCGATCCCGACGCGATGGACCCCGCGAGCACGATCCGGCCGCCCGGTCCGATCATCCCGTCGGGCAGCATCTCCGGCAACGCGCTGGTGGCGGTGGTGGCGATCATGACCTTTCTCGCCGCCTTGGCCATCGGCGCGGTGGGGCTGGTGCATGTCGCCGCCGCCGATTGGCGCGCCGAGGTAGCGCGGGAGATGACCATCCAGATCCGCCCGGTGGACGGGCGCGACGTCAATGACGACGTGCGCCGCGCCAGCGAGGTCGCCCGCGCCACGCGCGGCGTCGACGGCGTGCGCGTCTACGCCCAGGCGGAATCCGAACGCCTGCTCGAGCCATGGCTGGGCTCGGGGCTCGACCTCACCGGCCTGCCGGTGCCGCGGCTGATCGGCCTGCACGTCGGCGGGACGGGTCTCGATTCGGCGGCGCTGCGCCGGCAACTGGCCGAGAAGGTGCCGAACGCCAGCCTCGACGATCACCGCACCTGGTCGGCCTATCTGGTGACGATGGCCGACACGGTGGTGGCCGTCGGCATCGGCGTCACCGCGCTGGTGCTGGCCGCTACCGCGCTGTGCGTGGCTTTCGCCACCCGCGGCGCGGTGTCGATCAACCGCAACATCGTCGAGGTGCTGCATCTGGTCGGCGCCCGCGATTCGTTCATCGCCAGCCAGTTCCAGCGCCACTTCCTGCTTCTGGGGCTGAAGGGCGCGGCGATCGGCGGCCTGCTCGCCACCGTGCTGTTCCTGACGGTCAGCCTGATCGCCGGCAGCGGGCTCGCCGACGGGGCGGGCGGCGCGGCGGCGCTGCTCGGCAGCATGTCGCTGCCGCGCCAGAGCTATGTCCTGATCGCCGCCCTGGTGCTGGTGGTGGCGGCCGTCACCGCGCTGACCACCCGCGCCACGGTGCGCGCAACGCTGCACTCGTTCGATTGA
- a CDS encoding TIGR02302 family protein, which produces MTDTLRNEPPDPRPPEAPASLSLATALDHARRVLLWEQVWPPLVRLAAAIGLFLAASWADLWSVMPPFARPLVLFGFIVLAAYAGAPLLRLRRPNRAAALRRLDAVSGQPHRPVSALDDRLATRRDDPMSRALWEAHRERMLAQSGTLDAGLPSPRMVERDPWALRALVLLLVVATWFMAEGDRGRRILTAFDWSGAASAPPYRIDAWVTPPAYTGRPPLLLSGVRSGEPVSEARGSGPIEVPAGSVVTVRATGLGTLALRTQGGLEDLSGQGDAPAPPAGTIERRFAITGGGELSLHDVGEADLKWSFAAVPDRPPAVSLTRPPNAVGRGALSLAYRLEDDYGVISAEARLRLGDEVQAGRPLYALPVLPLALPQARTRAGTGETVKDLTDLPFAGAKVTLTLHARDDAGNEGRSEPAELVLPQRSFANPVARALVEQRRILALDANRRPQVERALDALAIAPERFTPDPSLYLGLRSAFWRLANARDDDDLRGVADYLWEIAVQVEDGDLADVERELRAAEDALREALERGATDEELKQLTDALRQTLDRFLRELAEDMRRNQGQDAQRATPDRNARILRPQDLQNMIDRLENLARSGSRDAARRMLEELQAMLDSIDRRRSGDMAEGQDGNRDALDELGDMIRNQQQLRDRTWREGREQRERQRRGEADPERSDRLDDLQHDQEALRQKLDNLLDQLQRSRREQGTGEAGESESAEGPEGQAFGRAREAMRDAERRLGGGNADGAVDSQGKALENLRRGAQSLAQNRQGEGQGRMGSRSGPASENDTDPLGRPRAGNRDLDTTSQDRIPDAIDAQRARRVLEELRRRLGEAERPRLELDYLERLLREF; this is translated from the coding sequence GTGACCGACACCCTACGGAACGAACCGCCTGACCCCCGCCCGCCGGAGGCCCCCGCCAGCCTGTCGCTGGCGACGGCGCTGGATCATGCCCGCCGCGTGCTGCTGTGGGAGCAGGTCTGGCCGCCGCTGGTGCGCCTCGCCGCGGCGATCGGCCTGTTCCTGGCCGCCTCCTGGGCCGATCTGTGGTCGGTGATGCCGCCGTTCGCCCGGCCGCTCGTGCTGTTCGGCTTCATCGTGCTCGCCGCCTATGCCGGGGCGCCGCTGCTGCGGCTGCGCCGGCCCAACCGCGCGGCGGCGCTGCGGCGGCTCGACGCGGTGTCCGGACAGCCGCACCGGCCGGTGAGCGCGCTCGACGACCGCCTCGCCACCCGGCGCGACGACCCGATGTCGCGGGCGCTGTGGGAAGCGCACCGCGAACGCATGCTGGCACAGAGCGGCACGCTCGATGCCGGCCTGCCGAGCCCGCGCATGGTGGAGCGCGACCCGTGGGCGCTGCGCGCGCTCGTGCTGCTGCTGGTGGTCGCAACCTGGTTCATGGCCGAGGGCGACCGCGGCCGCCGCATCCTGACGGCGTTCGACTGGAGCGGCGCGGCCTCGGCGCCGCCCTACCGCATCGACGCCTGGGTGACGCCCCCCGCTTACACCGGCCGGCCGCCGCTCTTGCTGTCAGGCGTGCGCTCCGGCGAGCCGGTGAGCGAGGCCCGCGGCTCCGGCCCGATCGAGGTGCCGGCCGGCAGCGTGGTGACGGTGCGGGCGACCGGCCTCGGCACCCTGGCGCTGCGCACCCAGGGCGGGCTGGAGGACCTCTCCGGCCAGGGCGACGCCCCCGCCCCACCCGCCGGCACCATCGAGCGGCGCTTCGCCATCACCGGCGGCGGAGAGTTGTCGCTGCACGATGTCGGCGAGGCCGACCTGAAATGGTCGTTCGCCGCCGTGCCCGACCGCCCGCCCGCCGTCAGCCTGACGCGCCCGCCCAATGCGGTGGGGCGCGGGGCGCTGTCGCTCGCCTACCGGTTGGAGGACGATTACGGCGTGATCTCGGCCGAGGCCCGCCTGCGGCTCGGCGACGAGGTCCAGGCCGGCCGCCCGCTCTATGCGCTGCCGGTCCTGCCGCTCGCGCTGCCGCAGGCCCGCACCCGCGCCGGCACCGGCGAGACGGTGAAGGACCTCACCGACCTGCCCTTCGCCGGGGCCAAGGTGACGCTGACGCTGCACGCCCGCGACGACGCCGGCAATGAGGGCCGCAGCGAGCCGGCCGAGCTGGTGCTGCCGCAGCGCAGCTTCGCAAACCCGGTGGCGCGGGCGCTGGTCGAGCAGCGCCGCATCCTGGCGCTCGACGCCAACCGCCGGCCGCAGGTCGAGCGCGCGCTCGACGCCCTGGCGATCGCGCCCGAGCGCTTCACGCCCGACCCCAGCCTCTATCTCGGCCTGCGCAGCGCCTTCTGGCGGCTCGCCAATGCCCGCGACGACGACGATCTGCGCGGCGTGGCCGATTATCTGTGGGAGATCGCGGTCCAGGTCGAGGACGGCGACCTCGCCGACGTCGAGCGCGAGCTGCGCGCCGCCGAGGACGCCCTGCGTGAGGCGCTGGAGCGCGGCGCCACCGACGAGGAGCTGAAGCAGCTCACCGACGCCCTGCGCCAGACGCTCGACCGCTTCCTGCGCGAGCTGGCCGAGGACATGCGGCGCAACCAGGGCCAGGACGCCCAGAGGGCGACGCCCGACCGCAACGCCCGCATCCTGCGCCCGCAGGACCTGCAGAACATGATCGACCGGCTGGAGAACCTCGCCCGCTCCGGCTCCCGCGATGCCGCCCGGCGCATGCTGGAGGAGCTGCAGGCGATGCTCGACAGCATCGACCGCCGCCGCTCCGGCGACATGGCCGAAGGCCAGGACGGCAACCGCGACGCGCTGGACGAGCTGGGCGACATGATCCGCAACCAGCAGCAGCTGCGCGACCGCACCTGGCGCGAGGGCCGCGAGCAGCGCGAGCGCCAGCGCCGCGGCGAGGCCGACCCCGAGCGCAGCGACCGGCTGGACGATCTGCAGCACGACCAGGAGGCGCTGCGCCAGAAGCTCGACAATCTGCTCGACCAGCTCCAGCGCTCGCGCCGCGAGCAGGGCACCGGCGAGGCCGGCGAGAGCGAAAGCGCCGAGGGACCGGAAGGCCAGGCGTTCGGCCGCGCCCGCGAGGCGATGCGCGATGCCGAGCGCCGGCTCGGCGGCGGCAATGCCGACGGCGCGGTCGATTCGCAGGGCAAGGCGCTGGAGAATCTGCGCCGCGGCGCCCAGAGTCTGGCGCAGAACCGCCAGGGCGAAGGCCAGGGCCGTATGGGCAGCCGCAGCGGCCCCGCCAGCGAAAATGACACCGACCCGCTCGGACGGCCGCGCGCCGGCAACCGCGACCTCGACACCACCAGCCAGGACCGCATCCCCGACGCCATCGACGCCCAGCGCGCCCGCCGGGTGCTGGAGGAGCTGCGCCGCCGGCTCGGCGAGGCCGAGCGTCCGCGCCTTGAGCTCGACTATCTGGAGCGCCTGCTTCGGGAGTTCTAG
- a CDS encoding YdcF family protein has translation MTIGQNREPAIPPRRRFHLFRLALELVGLATLVGLCAGIGGFFWFAAGIDMEERPLSEKADAIVVPTGGASRIEDGLVLLGRGLGQRLLITGVNRSTRAEELARLAPQNATLFACCVDIDRRALNTNGNAIETGVWARRHGFRSLIVVTSAYHMPRALVELGGAMPDVALIPFPVISDQLRAEPWWTSPRTARLVALEYVKFLMAHVRLRLDPPAHAAALATAQSR, from the coding sequence ATGACCATAGGGCAGAACCGAGAGCCGGCGATACCGCCGCGGCGCCGGTTCCACCTGTTCCGGCTGGCGCTGGAGCTGGTGGGGTTGGCGACGCTCGTCGGCCTGTGCGCCGGCATCGGCGGGTTCTTCTGGTTCGCCGCCGGGATCGACATGGAGGAGCGGCCGCTGAGCGAGAAGGCGGACGCCATCGTCGTGCCGACCGGCGGCGCCTCGCGCATCGAGGACGGGCTGGTGCTGCTGGGGCGCGGCCTCGGCCAGCGGCTCTTGATCACCGGCGTCAACCGCTCGACGCGGGCCGAGGAGCTGGCCCGGCTCGCCCCGCAGAACGCGACGCTGTTCGCCTGCTGCGTCGATATCGACCGCCGCGCCCTCAACACCAACGGCAACGCCATCGAAACCGGAGTGTGGGCCCGCCGGCACGGCTTCCGCTCGCTGATCGTCGTCACCTCGGCCTACCACATGCCGCGCGCGCTGGTGGAGCTCGGCGGCGCCATGCCGGACGTCGCGCTGATCCCCTTCCCGGTAATCTCCGACCAGCTCCGCGCCGAGCCGTGGTGGACGAGCCCGCGCACCGCCCGGCTGGTGGCGCTGGAATATGTCAAGTTTCTCATGGCCCATGTCCGCCTCCGGCTCGACCCGCCGGCGCACGCCGCCGCGCTGGCGACCGCCCAGTCCCGCTGA
- a CDS encoding response regulator yields MARILIAEDDSEVRALVVRALAAQGHEITAAEDGGAALDILSREDGHFDLLLSDIQMPVMDGIALALAAARDYPGLPILLMTGYADQRERAHGLDAIVREVLSKPFTLPELRAAVAAVLTPTG; encoded by the coding sequence ATGGCGCGTATCCTGATTGCCGAAGACGATTCCGAGGTTCGCGCCCTGGTGGTGCGGGCGCTCGCCGCCCAGGGGCACGAGATCACCGCCGCCGAGGACGGGGGTGCCGCGCTCGACATTCTGAGCCGCGAGGACGGCCATTTCGACCTGCTCCTGTCGGACATCCAGATGCCGGTGATGGACGGCATCGCGCTCGCTCTGGCGGCGGCGCGCGACTATCCCGGCCTGCCGATCCTGCTGATGACCGGCTATGCCGACCAGCGCGAGCGCGCCCACGGCCTCGATGCCATCGTGCGCGAAGTGCTCTCCAAGCCCTTCACGCTGCCCGAGCTGCGGGCGGCGGTGGCAGCGGTGCTGACGCCGACGGGATAA
- the hpt gene encoding hypoxanthine phosphoribosyltransferase, producing MSPSDHPPADTPDPNPAVVPPLPSVRVLYDAETIAARNRALAHEIAAIKPQRLLVVCVLKGSFVFAADLIRALHAAGVAPEVEFMILSSYRTSTVSSGRVQILRDVESEVRGRDVLLIDDILESGRTLAFAKDLLAARGAARVLTCVLLEKPGKRAVKIDADFLGFRCEDLFVVGYGMDIAHAFRQLPFVGVVEHDEADAG from the coding sequence ATGTCGCCTTCGGACCACCCCCCCGCCGACACCCCTGACCCGAACCCGGCCGTGGTGCCGCCGCTTCCTTCCGTGCGCGTCCTCTACGACGCCGAGACCATCGCCGCCCGCAACCGCGCGCTCGCCCATGAGATCGCCGCCATCAAGCCCCAGCGGCTCCTGGTGGTGTGCGTGCTCAAGGGCAGCTTCGTGTTCGCCGCCGATCTGATCCGGGCGCTGCACGCCGCGGGCGTCGCGCCCGAGGTCGAGTTCATGATCCTGTCGAGCTACCGCACCTCGACCGTCTCATCGGGACGGGTGCAGATCCTGCGCGACGTCGAGAGCGAGGTGCGCGGCCGCGACGTGCTGCTGATCGACGACATCCTCGAATCCGGCCGCACGCTGGCCTTCGCCAAGGATCTCCTGGCCGCGCGCGGCGCCGCCCGGGTGCTCACCTGCGTGCTGCTGGAGAAGCCGGGCAAGCGCGCCGTCAAGATCGACGCCGACTTCCTCGGCTTCCGCTGCGAGGACCTGTTCGTGGTCGGCTACGGCATGGATATCGCCCACGCCTTCCGCCAGTTGCCGTTCGTCGGCGTGGTCGAGCACGATGAGGCCGATGCCGGGTGA